The Erpetoichthys calabaricus chromosome 13, fErpCal1.3, whole genome shotgun sequence genome has a window encoding:
- the mylipb gene encoding E3 ubiquitin-protein ligase MYLIP-B, protein MLCHVTRPDSVVMEVEVDAKANGEECLNKVCRKLGIIEVDYFGLQFIGNKGESLWLNLRNRISQQMDNLTPCRLKLRVKFFVEPHLILQEQTRHLFFMHIKDDLHDGRLHSSPEQAEELSALVAQTEFGDYNQNTAKYIYKELCGEEPSPAILNSIIAKHKALTGMNTISAEYQVLQNISTLENYGVEWHYARNGEGQKLVIGVGPEGISVCKEDFTPLNRIPYPVIQIATQSSKNVYLTIKKETNNSIVLLFKLVSTRAASGFYRAITETHAFYRCDTVTNAVMMQYSRDFKGHLASLFLNENINLGKKYVFDIKRTSKEVYDHARRALYNAGIVDLMSRSSPDSPLKSSESHLNCTSCPGLSCQQSKALQERLQKLKEAMICVICCEEDINSAFCPCGHMVCCQSCASRLQACPVCRSEVDHVQHVYLPACHSLLNLAVL, encoded by the exons ATGCTTTGCCATGTTACGAGGCCGGACTCGGTGGTAATGGAGGTGGAGGTGGACGCGAAAGCAAATGGAGAGGAATGCTTAAATAAG GTTTGTCGGAAGTTGGGAATCATAGAAGTGGATTACTTTGGACTCCAGTTTATTGGCAACAAAGGAGAAAGTTTATGGCTGAACCTTAGAAACAGGATCTCCCAGCAGATGGACAACTTGACTCCTTGCAGGCTGAAGCTTCGGGTCAAATTTTTTGTTGAGCCCCATCTTATTTTACAAGAGCAGACCAG GCATTTGTTCTTCATGCACATAAAGGATGACCTCCATGATGGTCGTTTGCACAGCTCTCCTGAGCAGGCAGAAGAGCTCAGTGCACTTGTGGCTCAAACAGAATTTGGAGACTACAATCAGAACACtgcaaaatacatttataaagaaCTCTGTGGCGAGGAACCCAGTCCAGCCATACTTAACAG CATTATTGCAAAGCACAAAGCACTGACGGGCATGAATACCATATCCGCAGAGTACCAGGTCCTGCAGAACATCTCCACACTGGAAAATTATGGTGTGGAGTGGCACTACGcaagaaatggagaaggacagAAACTGGTTATTGGCGTTGGCCCAGAAGGGATATCTGTCTGCAAAGAAGACTTCACTCCTCTCAATAG AATTCCATACCCAGTTATTCAAATAGCCACCCAGTCTAGTAAAAATGTCTACTTGACTATTAAAAAGGAAACGAACAACAGTATTGTGCTGCTCTtcaagctggtcagcacacgggCAGCCAGTGGATTCTACAGAGCAATAACTGAAACCCACGCCTTCTACAG GTGTGACACTGTAACAAATGCAGTCATGATGCAGTATAGCCGGGACTTCAAAGGACACTTGGCATCGTTGTTTCTCAATGAGAACATAAACCTGGGTAAAAAATATGTGTTTGACATCAAACGCACCTCCAAGGAAGTTTATGATCACGCTCGTAGAGCCTTGTACAATGCTGGCATTGTGGACTTGATGTCTCGCAGCTCTCCAGACTCCCCGCTCAAGTCATCGGAGAGCCATTTAAACTGTACCAGCTGCCCTGGTCTGAGCTGTCAACAGAGTAAAGCACTACAAGAAAGGCTGCAGAAGCTGAAGGAGGCCATGATCTGTGTGATATGCTGCGAAGAGGATATTAACTCTGCTTTCTGTCCATGTGGACATATGGTCTGCTGTCAGTCCTGCGCTTCTCGGTTACAG